The following proteins are encoded in a genomic region of Natrinema sp. DC36:
- a CDS encoding ferredoxin--nitrite reductase — MNTTEQYKQNKHPLDVIDDVYDYADEELSFEEIEERAGGGEWERLKWAGMYAQKQEGYFMIRTKVPGGKLTPEQAEVIGEVTEDLAVAPEEYGGEEQNELWGDAYLDITTRQDIQKHWIRVEDVPEMWDRYDEVGLTTVQGCGDSARNVLGCPAAGLDDHECFNAQPVIDAVSDFFTENREYANLPRKFKITITGCAHDCAQSQINDVGLVPAKKEIDGEHLYGFHARVGGGLSDGPRMGSELDVFIEPEDAVEFCRAVAQTFKEIGDRNNRGVCRMRYLVEQLGPEKFEEAVRDRCTIDLPTGGQNLTVGYQGDHVGVHDQKQDGLNYVGFNVIAGRMGGDEFAAAARAAEKYGTEDASVRLATDQNFLVTHIPDENVDDLLAEPFAQEYSPDPGPFSRGAVGCTGNEFCNYAIIETKKRTKRWARELDERIDVPDDIEAIRMHMSGCSASCAQPQIADIGFRGETVKLEDENSTNAEGDNIVEGMDFGLGGSLGADNEFLDWVESAVPADSVIPALEQLFEAYSADRADGEKFYEWCRGVDNEQLRTIMQGADAPVARGVAHGD; from the coding sequence GTGAATACAACAGAACAATACAAACAGAACAAACACCCGCTCGACGTTATCGACGATGTCTACGACTACGCCGACGAGGAGCTTTCCTTCGAGGAGATCGAGGAGCGCGCCGGCGGCGGCGAGTGGGAGCGCCTGAAGTGGGCCGGTATGTACGCCCAGAAGCAGGAGGGCTACTTCATGATCCGGACGAAAGTGCCGGGCGGGAAGCTCACGCCCGAGCAGGCCGAAGTGATCGGCGAGGTCACCGAGGACCTCGCGGTCGCCCCCGAGGAGTACGGCGGCGAGGAGCAGAACGAACTCTGGGGAGATGCCTATCTCGACATCACGACCCGTCAAGACATCCAGAAACACTGGATCCGCGTCGAGGATGTCCCCGAGATGTGGGACCGCTACGACGAGGTCGGCCTGACGACGGTTCAGGGCTGCGGTGACTCCGCCCGGAACGTTCTCGGGTGTCCCGCGGCCGGACTCGACGATCACGAGTGCTTCAACGCACAGCCGGTCATCGATGCCGTTTCGGACTTCTTCACCGAGAACCGCGAGTACGCCAACCTCCCGCGGAAGTTCAAGATCACGATCACCGGCTGCGCCCACGACTGCGCGCAGTCCCAGATCAACGACGTCGGCCTCGTCCCCGCGAAGAAGGAGATCGACGGCGAACACCTCTACGGCTTCCACGCGCGCGTCGGCGGCGGCCTCTCCGACGGTCCCCGGATGGGATCCGAACTCGACGTCTTCATCGAGCCCGAAGACGCCGTCGAGTTCTGCCGCGCCGTCGCCCAGACGTTCAAGGAGATCGGCGACCGGAACAACCGCGGCGTCTGCCGCATGCGATACCTCGTCGAACAGCTCGGTCCCGAGAAGTTCGAGGAGGCCGTCCGAGACCGCTGTACGATCGACCTGCCGACCGGTGGCCAGAACCTGACCGTCGGCTATCAGGGCGACCACGTCGGGGTCCACGACCAGAAACAGGACGGGCTCAACTACGTCGGCTTCAACGTCATCGCCGGCCGGATGGGCGGCGACGAGTTCGCCGCTGCCGCCCGCGCCGCTGAAAAGTACGGGACCGAGGACGCCTCCGTGCGCCTCGCGACCGACCAGAACTTCCTCGTCACGCACATCCCCGACGAGAACGTCGACGACCTGCTCGCGGAGCCGTTCGCACAGGAGTACAGCCCCGATCCGGGGCCGTTCTCCCGCGGAGCAGTCGGCTGTACGGGTAACGAGTTCTGTAACTACGCCATCATCGAGACGAAAAAGCGCACCAAGCGCTGGGCCCGCGAACTCGACGAGCGTATCGACGTTCCCGACGACATCGAGGCCATCCGGATGCACATGTCCGGCTGTTCCGCCTCGTGCGCCCAGCCCCAGATCGCAGACATCGGCTTCCGCGGCGAGACGGTCAAACTCGAGGACGAGAACAGTACCAACGCCGAGGGCGACAACATCGTCGAAGGGATGGACTTCGGACTCGGCGGCTCGCTGGGAGCCGACAACGAGTTCCTGGATTGGGTCGAGAGCGCCGTGCCCGCCGACTCCGTGATTCCGGCCCTCGAGCAGCTGTTCGAGGCCTACTCCGCGGATCGCGCCGACGGCGAGAAGTTCTACGAGTGGTGTCGCGGCGTCGACAACGAGCAGCTCCGGACGATCATGCAAGGGGCGGACGCGCCGGTTGCACGAGGTGTTGCCCATGGGGACTGA
- a CDS encoding Coenzyme F420 hydrogenase/dehydrogenase, beta subunit C-terminal domain, which yields MGTDEGDEHRFPHVPDSSDDDDAVMVPEADGGASRSRENTDHAREGAIRTDGGSGADNASGESCSPNTCTCGEKTGADADTESETPPVATDGAGVANVDEMGELGDLEFTEPAENVSQDVDNGSPDARVGIPEGVDLETPEYSIRSRMNDIETPDEKTWFMELDEAVIDEGRCIQCGTCVAACPSDSIGIGDDGHPELVKMCTGCSLCWDFCPRGGLRYERQWKITGGDDNVKGAGDPITEFSAKVEDDWTDQAQDGGVVTGILATLLEEGEIDGALVATESEEEEWKAESYLATTTEELIENAGTVYNQTMALGNLDLDQWEHKLPDKSWDDLSIAIVGTPCEIEGIRALQDFEWDYQAQNEGIRAVDYTIALMCTKNFNYHSLMGEQLEEQRGISPSEIGKMDVLNGKMMVYDHEGEMIVEEDIENFHDAALKGCDECADFTGFCSDITVGSVGSSDEYSSVIVRTEQGMKAWELTEPNLDYHDLEDKSAVGKLQGWDKKKAFESLERPFDPDAPRFIEYTDHAENYGTALNPHDQGH from the coding sequence ATGGGGACTGACGAGGGAGACGAGCACCGATTCCCACACGTTCCCGACTCGAGTGACGATGACGACGCCGTCATGGTCCCTGAAGCCGACGGCGGCGCGTCCCGTTCCCGAGAGAACACGGATCACGCTCGAGAGGGCGCGATTCGCACCGATGGCGGTAGTGGTGCCGACAACGCGAGTGGCGAGAGCTGTTCTCCGAACACCTGCACCTGCGGCGAGAAGACCGGTGCCGACGCCGATACCGAGTCCGAGACGCCGCCCGTCGCGACTGACGGTGCGGGCGTCGCCAACGTCGACGAGATGGGCGAACTCGGCGACCTCGAGTTCACCGAGCCGGCCGAGAACGTCAGTCAGGACGTCGACAACGGCTCGCCCGACGCGCGCGTCGGGATTCCCGAGGGCGTCGACCTCGAGACCCCGGAGTACTCGATCCGCTCGCGGATGAACGACATCGAGACGCCGGACGAAAAGACCTGGTTCATGGAACTGGACGAGGCCGTCATCGACGAGGGCCGCTGTATCCAGTGTGGAACCTGCGTCGCCGCCTGCCCATCGGACTCGATCGGGATCGGCGACGACGGCCATCCGGAACTGGTCAAGATGTGTACCGGCTGTTCGTTGTGTTGGGACTTCTGCCCCCGCGGCGGCCTGCGCTACGAGCGCCAGTGGAAGATCACCGGCGGCGACGATAACGTCAAGGGCGCGGGCGACCCGATCACGGAGTTCTCCGCGAAGGTCGAGGACGACTGGACCGATCAGGCCCAGGACGGCGGCGTCGTCACCGGTATCCTCGCGACGCTGCTCGAGGAGGGCGAGATCGATGGCGCGCTCGTCGCCACCGAGAGCGAAGAAGAAGAGTGGAAGGCCGAGAGCTACCTCGCGACGACGACCGAGGAGCTCATCGAGAACGCCGGCACCGTCTACAATCAGACGATGGCGCTGGGCAATCTCGACCTCGATCAGTGGGAGCACAAGCTTCCCGACAAGTCCTGGGACGACCTCAGCATCGCGATCGTCGGCACGCCGTGTGAGATCGAGGGCATTCGCGCCCTGCAGGACTTCGAGTGGGACTACCAGGCCCAGAACGAGGGCATCCGCGCGGTCGACTACACGATCGCGCTGATGTGTACGAAGAACTTCAACTACCACAGCCTCATGGGCGAGCAGCTGGAGGAGCAACGGGGCATCTCGCCGTCCGAGATCGGCAAGATGGACGTCCTCAACGGCAAGATGATGGTCTACGACCACGAGGGCGAGATGATCGTCGAGGAGGACATCGAGAACTTCCACGACGCCGCCCTCAAGGGCTGCGACGAGTGTGCCGACTTCACCGGCTTCTGTTCGGACATCACCGTCGGCTCCGTCGGCTCGAGCGACGAGTACTCGAGCGTCATCGTCCGCACCGAGCAGGGGATGAAGGCGTGGGAGCTCACCGAGCCGAACCTGGACTACCACGACCTCGAGGACAAGTCCGCGGTCGGCAAGCTCCAGGGCTGGGACAAGAAGAAGGCCTTCGAGAGCCTCGAGCGTCCCTTCGACCCCGACGCCCCGCGGTTCATCGAGTACACCGATCACGCCGAGAACTACGGCACGGCGCTCAACCCCCACGACCAGGGTCACTGA
- a CDS encoding AEC family transporter, translated as MADLLGIFGSAIGPIVAIAAVGYVLATVKEIDPEPLNTAVVYVLAPALVFHSLAVTELEAATLLRVTVGIGLFTATMWGIAEVAGRAIGEEEPALSALVLVAIFCNSGNLGIPVSDFAFGEVGRQTAVLFLSVQSVLMYTVGVYVASRSSGSAGLEGVRRVFYIPLAYAVIAALLARALDIVPPADTAAMETLQLVGDASIPLMLLILGVQLARADTASAVSRAWPATALKMGIAPLVGLGVALLIGFENPTVARVFVLETAMPAAVTPLILVIEFAGSARSEGVLVTEYVSTCVFLTTLLAIPVLTVLIAILQSGVIL; from the coding sequence ATGGCCGATCTCCTCGGTATCTTCGGCTCCGCGATCGGCCCGATCGTCGCTATCGCGGCCGTCGGCTACGTGCTGGCGACCGTCAAGGAGATCGATCCGGAGCCGCTGAACACGGCCGTCGTCTACGTGCTGGCACCTGCTCTGGTCTTCCACAGCCTCGCCGTCACCGAACTCGAGGCGGCGACGCTGCTGCGAGTCACGGTCGGGATCGGTCTCTTCACCGCGACGATGTGGGGGATCGCCGAGGTCGCCGGTCGCGCCATCGGTGAGGAAGAGCCGGCGTTGAGCGCGCTCGTGCTCGTCGCTATTTTCTGTAACTCGGGGAACCTCGGCATCCCCGTCTCCGACTTCGCGTTCGGCGAGGTCGGCCGCCAGACGGCCGTCCTCTTCCTCTCGGTCCAGTCCGTGCTGATGTACACCGTCGGCGTCTACGTCGCCTCCCGGAGCAGCGGTTCCGCCGGCCTCGAGGGCGTTCGCCGCGTGTTCTACATCCCGCTGGCCTACGCCGTTATCGCGGCACTGCTCGCGCGAGCGTTGGATATCGTCCCGCCCGCCGACACGGCGGCGATGGAGACGCTCCAGCTCGTCGGCGACGCCTCGATCCCGCTCATGCTTCTCATTCTGGGCGTTCAGCTCGCGAGAGCCGATACCGCATCCGCAGTCTCTCGAGCCTGGCCCGCGACGGCCCTCAAGATGGGGATTGCACCGCTCGTCGGGCTCGGCGTCGCGCTCCTCATCGGCTTCGAGAACCCGACCGTCGCGCGCGTGTTCGTACTCGAGACCGCGATGCCGGCCGCCGTGACGCCGCTGATACTCGTCATCGAGTTCGCCGGCAGCGCCCGCTCGGAGGGCGTACTCGTCACCGAATACGTCTCGACGTGCGTGTTCCTGACGACGCTGCTTGCTATCCCGGTTCTCACCGTCCTGATCGCGATACTGCAGTCCGGTGTGATACTCTGA
- a CDS encoding GNAT family N-acetyltransferase, which yields MVSDALIRVATPADAAAVRDIYAPFCESTAVTFEETAPSVAEITDRIESTLETYPWLVCEVDGAVVGYAYASRLRKRRAYQWTVELSVYVADSARQTGVGRALYGSLFTVLERQGIRDAYAVTTVPNPETERFHERLGFERLVDFPGIGYTQDEWQDVAWWRRPLAEKSATPERPRSFPAVREDDDWASLVRSGEDALELS from the coding sequence ATGGTATCCGACGCGCTGATTCGCGTTGCAACCCCGGCGGATGCGGCTGCCGTCCGCGATATCTACGCACCCTTCTGCGAGTCGACGGCGGTCACCTTCGAAGAGACCGCCCCGTCGGTGGCCGAGATAACCGATCGGATCGAATCCACCCTCGAGACGTATCCCTGGCTCGTTTGCGAGGTCGACGGCGCGGTCGTCGGCTACGCCTATGCGAGCCGACTCCGGAAGCGTCGGGCTTACCAGTGGACGGTCGAACTCTCGGTCTACGTCGCCGACTCGGCCCGCCAAACGGGCGTCGGCCGGGCGCTGTACGGGTCGCTGTTCACCGTCCTCGAGCGACAGGGGATCCGCGACGCCTACGCCGTGACGACGGTTCCCAATCCCGAAACGGAGCGGTTCCACGAGCGGCTGGGATTCGAGCGACTGGTCGACTTTCCGGGAATCGGTTACACGCAGGACGAGTGGCAGGACGTGGCCTGGTGGCGGCGGCCGCTCGCCGAGAAATCCGCGACGCCCGAGCGACCGCGCTCGTTTCCGGCGGTTCGCGAGGACGACGACTGGGCGTCACTCGTGCGGTCGGGCGAGGACGCGCTCGAGCTGTCCTGA
- a CDS encoding haloacid dehalogenase type II, protein MTFDPDRVTTVTFDSYSTLVDVDATAAALAEHAEIDDPTPISQTWRERSMQYTLVATHLEAYETFYEINRDALAYALAAHGIDHSADEREEILEVYHELEVFEDVRESVERLHESGYDTYVLSNGDPAMLESMVDHAGIDDLLVDTISADELETFKPDPDLYRHAAGRTGTPIDELVHVSALWFDVQGAIHAGMQGAWLDRKGTPWEPFGAEPDLITEGLGELADRLGC, encoded by the coding sequence ATGACGTTCGATCCCGACCGCGTTACGACGGTCACGTTCGACTCGTACAGTACGCTCGTCGACGTCGACGCGACCGCGGCTGCCCTCGCGGAGCACGCGGAGATCGACGATCCGACCCCTATTTCACAGACCTGGCGGGAGCGCTCGATGCAGTACACGCTCGTCGCGACCCACCTCGAGGCCTACGAGACGTTCTACGAGATCAACCGTGACGCGCTGGCCTACGCCCTCGCGGCCCACGGGATCGATCACTCCGCCGACGAGCGCGAGGAAATCCTCGAGGTCTACCACGAACTCGAGGTCTTCGAGGACGTCCGGGAGAGCGTCGAGCGATTACACGAGTCCGGCTACGACACGTACGTCCTCTCGAACGGCGATCCGGCGATGCTCGAATCGATGGTCGACCACGCCGGAATCGACGACCTCCTCGTCGATACCATCAGCGCGGACGAACTCGAGACGTTCAAACCCGACCCGGATCTCTACCGCCACGCCGCCGGACGGACGGGGACGCCGATCGACGAACTCGTCCACGTTTCGGCGCTCTGGTTCGACGTGCAGGGCGCGATCCACGCGGGAATGCAAGGCGCCTGGCTCGACCGGAAAGGGACCCCGTGGGAGCCCTTCGGCGCGGAGCCGGACCTGATCACCGAGGGGCTCGGGGAGCTAGCGGACCGACTGGGCTGTTGA
- the thiE gene encoding thiamine phosphate synthase: MNPSNWRTYLVTQASLSGDRTTPDIVRAAVDGGVDAVQLREKETSARSRYELGLELRELTAEAGVDLIVNDRVDIARAIDADGVHVGQSDLPVGVARDLLGSDAIVGCSASTVAEAREADADGADYLGVGAVYGTSSKDVDADKDGVGPERIAAIADAVSIPIVGIGGITADNARSVVDAGAAGVAVISAITAAPDPAAATESLAAAAETPKAIDTGGRGE, encoded by the coding sequence GTGAATCCCTCGAATTGGCGGACTTACCTCGTCACGCAGGCGTCGCTGTCGGGCGACCGGACGACGCCCGATATCGTTCGCGCAGCCGTCGACGGCGGCGTCGACGCCGTCCAGCTGCGCGAGAAAGAGACGAGCGCCCGCTCGCGGTACGAACTGGGGCTCGAACTGCGTGAACTGACGGCCGAGGCGGGCGTCGACCTGATCGTCAACGATCGCGTCGACATCGCGCGAGCGATCGACGCCGACGGCGTCCACGTCGGCCAGTCGGACCTTCCGGTCGGGGTCGCCCGCGACCTGCTCGGTTCGGATGCGATCGTCGGTTGTTCGGCGTCGACGGTCGCGGAGGCGCGGGAGGCGGACGCCGATGGGGCGGACTACCTCGGCGTCGGGGCCGTTTACGGGACTTCCTCGAAGGATGTCGACGCGGACAAGGACGGAGTCGGTCCGGAGCGAATCGCCGCGATCGCCGACGCGGTCTCGATCCCGATCGTCGGGATCGGCGGCATTACGGCCGACAACGCTCGGTCGGTCGTCGACGCGGGCGCGGCCGGCGTGGCCGTGATCAGCGCGATTACGGCGGCTCCGGATCCGGCTGCCGCGACCGAGTCGCTGGCAGCCGCCGCCGAAACGCCGAAGGCGATCGATACCGGAGGACGAGGGGAATGA
- the thiM gene encoding hydroxyethylthiazole kinase: MSVTDIDAGDLAESVRTVRETEPLVQSLTNTVTINDVANVTLHWGGLPVMADSFGDAGEMADLARAVLINTGQVPDGRVEAMHEAGKKANERGIPVVLDPVGVGSTPSREAVAESLLSEIDFTVINGNYGEISALAGVEAEVKGVESVGDYEEIERTAGSLAESTGATVVASGVDDVVADADGAVRLTAGDEMLGEVVGTGCMLGVTVATFCGALEDAREAAVHGTLAFGLAGERAAEMGYAGPGSYRTNFRDAVADVTGDTVAALSLEDRLEQVR; the protein is encoded by the coding sequence ATGAGCGTAACCGATATCGACGCCGGCGACCTCGCGGAATCGGTTCGAACGGTCCGAGAGACGGAACCGCTCGTCCAGTCGCTGACCAACACGGTGACGATCAACGACGTCGCGAACGTAACCCTCCACTGGGGCGGGCTCCCGGTGATGGCCGACTCGTTCGGCGACGCCGGCGAGATGGCCGACCTCGCGCGCGCGGTCCTGATCAACACCGGCCAGGTGCCCGACGGCCGCGTCGAGGCGATGCACGAGGCCGGGAAGAAGGCGAACGAACGGGGCATCCCGGTCGTCCTCGATCCCGTTGGCGTCGGCTCGACGCCCTCGAGAGAGGCGGTCGCCGAGAGCCTGCTCTCGGAGATCGATTTCACCGTGATCAACGGTAACTACGGCGAAATCAGTGCGCTTGCGGGCGTCGAGGCCGAGGTCAAGGGCGTCGAATCCGTCGGCGACTACGAGGAGATCGAGCGGACGGCCGGCTCTCTCGCCGAGTCGACCGGTGCCACCGTCGTCGCCTCGGGCGTCGACGACGTCGTCGCGGATGCCGACGGTGCGGTCCGACTCACCGCCGGCGACGAGATGCTCGGCGAGGTCGTCGGCACCGGCTGTATGCTCGGCGTGACCGTCGCGACCTTCTGTGGCGCGTTGGAGGATGCCCGCGAAGCCGCCGTCCACGGCACGCTCGCGTTCGGTCTCGCCGGCGAACGCGCGGCCGAGATGGGGTACGCGGGCCCGGGCAGCTATCGGACGAACTTCCGCGACGCCGTCGCTGACGTGACGGGCGATACCGTCGCGGCTCTCTCCCTCGAGGACCGACTCGAGCAGGTGCGCTGA
- a CDS encoding heme-binding protein, with translation MQSHHSVSLDESKEILDAAEAKANELGVPMNLAVTNHEGNLLAFRRQDGAKLVAASIARDKAYTAAAVKKPTEDLKEGSEPGGDVYGLQSTDDNRVVTFGGGIPIEYDGEVVGAVGASGGDVSEDVAIAGAGAEAFTPSE, from the coding sequence ATGCAGTCCCACCACTCGGTTTCGTTAGACGAATCGAAAGAGATCCTGGACGCTGCCGAAGCCAAGGCGAACGAACTCGGCGTCCCGATGAACCTCGCCGTAACGAACCACGAGGGAAACCTCCTCGCGTTTCGCCGACAGGACGGCGCGAAGCTCGTCGCGGCGAGTATCGCGCGTGACAAGGCCTACACCGCGGCGGCCGTAAAGAAGCCGACGGAGGACCTGAAGGAGGGATCCGAACCGGGCGGCGACGTATACGGGCTCCAGTCGACGGACGACAATCGCGTCGTCACGTTCGGCGGCGGCATCCCGATCGAGTACGACGGGGAGGTCGTCGGCGCGGTCGGTGCCAGCGGCGGTGACGTTTCGGAAGACGTCGCGATCGCCGGTGCGGGGGCCGAAGCGTTCACGCCGTCGGAATGA
- a CDS encoding NAD(P)-dependent oxidoreductase, which yields MNVLLTGAYGRCGTAIIDHLHDDPDYDFTYLDRNDPDDGDEYGEYETVVGDVADATAVRSAAADQDAMIHLAGYPFTDGTWNDVHQPNVIGVLNALEAARTAELETVVFASSNHVMGMYESENAPELYFGSEAPFQLSHEDPVRPDSYYGVSKSFGEDLCRYYVENYEYPKRAHAIRICSVRMPEYDHPYGDAEHDVDDGECERGSDQYEQQVARMKAMWQSRRDFAHMMDCCLQTDDPGFEIFSGVSDNDRRWYSIENARETIDYEPQDNGETWDSPPA from the coding sequence GTGAACGTCCTACTGACTGGTGCGTACGGACGGTGTGGAACCGCCATCATCGACCACCTTCACGACGACCCCGACTACGACTTCACCTATCTCGACCGGAACGATCCGGACGACGGGGACGAATACGGGGAGTACGAAACCGTCGTCGGCGACGTCGCCGATGCGACCGCCGTTCGGAGCGCGGCCGCCGATCAAGACGCGATGATCCACCTCGCGGGCTATCCCTTCACCGACGGCACGTGGAACGACGTCCACCAGCCCAACGTCATCGGGGTACTAAACGCCCTCGAGGCCGCACGGACTGCGGAACTCGAGACGGTCGTGTTCGCCTCCTCGAATCACGTGATGGGCATGTACGAGTCCGAGAACGCCCCCGAACTCTACTTCGGATCCGAGGCACCCTTCCAGCTCTCCCACGAGGATCCGGTCCGACCGGACTCGTACTACGGCGTTTCGAAGAGTTTCGGCGAAGACCTCTGTCGGTACTACGTCGAGAACTACGAGTACCCGAAACGAGCCCACGCGATCCGGATCTGTAGCGTGCGGATGCCCGAGTACGACCATCCCTACGGTGACGCCGAACACGACGTCGACGACGGCGAATGCGAACGCGGAAGCGACCAGTACGAACAGCAGGTCGCACGGATGAAAGCCATGTGGCAGTCCCGCCGGGACTTCGCGCACATGATGGATTGCTGTCTCCAAACCGACGACCCCGGCTTCGAAATCTTCAGCGGCGTCAGCGATAACGATCGCCGCTGGTACAGCATCGAAAACGCCCGGGAGACGATCGACTACGAGCCCCAGGACAACGGCGAGACGTGGGACTCCCCGCCGGCGTAA
- a CDS encoding glycoside hydrolase family 88 protein, whose translation MTQSLDEAIAAVASYTIDTDMENEVWQKGVAINGLLATDRDDCLEAARALVDRSVETQDSNGQLSYGPSYPIEVFQHGKEYDAHWEIDERKAMNTNNTTSIGHGVLEFYRRTGDERYLEAARGEYENLQSVERTEDGGIPHHVPELSGVKGLWIDSVYMMCPFFARYGAAADEPEAVDEAARQLIVHAKHLQDPHTGLFRHIWHEQPNSYPQSTFWARGNGWIQAAIVDVLEFLPDDHPDREELVEIFRDVASAVVERQDDSGMWYNIVDDPHTPLESSGTLMYTYAFERALELGIIEDEKYERAARDAMDVAIGLVDDEGAVRRVAGPPGGPGAPLTSTSYGQGFFLLAASQFTDGQ comes from the coding sequence ATGACGCAGTCCCTCGACGAGGCGATCGCAGCCGTCGCATCGTATACGATCGATACGGACATGGAAAACGAGGTCTGGCAGAAAGGTGTCGCGATAAACGGGCTACTCGCCACCGACCGCGACGACTGTCTCGAGGCAGCACGGGCGCTCGTCGATCGTTCGGTCGAGACCCAGGACAGCAACGGCCAGCTCTCCTACGGGCCGAGCTATCCGATCGAGGTCTTTCAACACGGTAAGGAGTACGACGCTCACTGGGAGATCGACGAGCGGAAGGCGATGAACACGAACAACACGACCTCGATCGGCCACGGCGTCCTCGAGTTCTATCGACGGACCGGCGACGAACGCTACCTCGAGGCCGCCCGCGGCGAGTACGAGAACCTCCAGTCGGTCGAGCGGACCGAAGACGGCGGTATCCCCCATCACGTCCCGGAGCTGTCCGGCGTGAAGGGGCTGTGGATCGACTCGGTCTACATGATGTGTCCGTTCTTCGCCCGGTACGGGGCGGCCGCAGACGAGCCCGAGGCCGTCGACGAGGCCGCCAGACAACTCATCGTTCACGCGAAACACCTCCAGGATCCGCACACGGGACTGTTCCGACACATCTGGCACGAACAGCCGAACAGCTACCCCCAGAGCACCTTCTGGGCCCGCGGCAACGGCTGGATACAGGCGGCGATCGTCGACGTTCTCGAGTTCCTCCCCGACGACCATCCCGATCGCGAGGAACTCGTCGAAATCTTCCGGGACGTCGCCTCGGCGGTCGTGGAGCGACAGGACGACAGCGGTATGTGGTACAACATCGTCGACGATCCCCACACCCCCCTCGAGAGTTCGGGGACGCTCATGTACACCTACGCGTTCGAGCGCGCCCTGGAGCTGGGCATCATCGAAGACGAGAAGTACGAGCGGGCGGCGCGGGACGCGATGGACGTCGCGATCGGTCTCGTCGACGACGAGGGGGCCGTCCGCCGCGTCGCCGGGCCGCCGGGCGGTCCTGGCGCACCGCTGACGTCGACGTCGTACGGACAGGGCTTTTTCCTGCTGGCCGCGTCGCAGTTTACTGACGGTCAGTAA
- a CDS encoding dihydrodipicolinate synthase family protein, with translation MASEKLQDGLRSVAAGLLTPFDDDGEIDHEKLTANAEALSSDGLSTFLACANISEYHSLSHQERIDVTETSVSALPDDACVLAGVGGSTKTARDLIAAYDEIGVDAMMIMPPDHTYVHERGLLEYYEALANAAEVGIVPYVRGFEPSVSFLASLTEIEGVAGIKYAIPDAVKLGQAVAAGDDDVVWVDGMAEPHALSFWVQGVEGFTAGVTNFEPRLGQALLTALRDEDWVRARALQNAAVPYQQFRNGTGEDNTLADAISVPAVKYGLELAGYNGGAVREPIVGLSAADQQRAETLYEELQSDLDRLL, from the coding sequence ATGGCGTCCGAGAAGCTACAGGACGGACTGCGAAGCGTCGCTGCCGGACTGTTGACACCGTTCGACGACGATGGCGAAATCGACCACGAGAAACTGACCGCAAACGCCGAGGCACTCTCGAGCGACGGGCTCAGTACGTTCCTCGCGTGTGCGAACATCAGCGAGTATCACTCGCTGTCCCATCAGGAGCGTATCGACGTCACCGAGACCAGTGTGTCGGCGCTGCCCGACGACGCGTGCGTCCTCGCCGGGGTCGGCGGGAGTACGAAGACCGCACGCGACCTCATCGCCGCCTACGACGAGATCGGCGTCGACGCGATGATGATCATGCCGCCGGACCACACCTACGTCCACGAACGGGGGCTCCTCGAGTACTACGAGGCCCTCGCGAACGCGGCCGAGGTCGGCATCGTCCCGTACGTCCGCGGCTTCGAGCCGTCCGTGTCGTTCCTCGCGTCGCTGACCGAGATCGAGGGCGTGGCCGGAATCAAGTACGCCATCCCGGACGCGGTCAAGCTCGGGCAGGCGGTCGCGGCCGGCGACGACGACGTCGTCTGGGTAGACGGCATGGCCGAACCGCACGCGCTGTCGTTCTGGGTCCAGGGGGTCGAGGGGTTCACCGCCGGCGTGACGAACTTCGAACCGCGTCTCGGGCAGGCGTTGCTAACGGCGTTACGCGACGAAGACTGGGTGCGCGCTCGAGCCCTTCAGAACGCGGCCGTCCCGTACCAGCAGTTCCGTAACGGAACGGGCGAGGACAATACGCTCGCGGACGCGATCAGCGTCCCGGCCGTCAAGTACGGGCTCGAGCTCGCGGGCTACAACGGCGGCGCCGTCCGCGAGCCGATCGTCGGTCTGTCGGCGGCCGACCAGCAGCGGGCCGAAACGCTCTACGAGGAACTCCAGTCCGATCTCGACCGTCTTCTCTGA
- a CDS encoding L-rhamnose mutarotase: protein MARIAFHLEIADGQREAYREAHENVPQWLEDAYLESDAGLETYSVFESDGHVFGFLELEDPDAIQEVMDESDAQARWAEEMEGITVDDDSDQWMDEVYRMI from the coding sequence ATGGCACGCATTGCGTTCCACCTCGAAATAGCGGACGGACAGCGCGAAGCGTATCGCGAGGCCCACGAGAACGTTCCACAGTGGCTCGAGGACGCCTACCTCGAGTCCGACGCCGGGCTCGAGACCTACAGCGTCTTCGAATCCGACGGGCACGTTTTCGGGTTCCTGGAACTCGAGGACCCGGATGCGATCCAAGAAGTAATGGACGAGAGCGACGCGCAGGCCCGCTGGGCCGAGGAGATGGAGGGGATCACCGTCGACGACGACTCGGATCAGTGGATGGACGAAGTGTACCGGATGATCTAA